In the genome of Nocardia sp. NBC_00416, one region contains:
- a CDS encoding FecCD family ABC transporter permease: protein MTTLRKLPRLGAETTVDFGRTVRVLRFRGLTARFGVRSVVVTTLLLVAAAVVALLALGTGDFPIPPDRVLRALFGNGVGGDELVVREWRAPRVLMALVLGAALGLSGAILQSVTRNPLGSPDIVGFNSGAYTGALLVILAGGGYYATAAGAVGGGLLTALAIFLLAFRQNVKGFRLIIVGIGVGAMLAAVNTWLILRADLDDAMSAAAWGVGTLDGLSWAEIVPALIVLAILALAVVPAAYRLQVLELGDDAAQALGIRVSRARLVLTVLSVAFTAVGTAVAGPIAFVALAAPQLGRRLARTPTTALLPAAAMGALLLVVCDWISRRAFAPTTVPVGVVTASIGGAYLAYLLVAEARRN, encoded by the coding sequence GTGACCACTCTGCGCAAGCTGCCGCGGCTCGGGGCCGAGACGACGGTCGACTTCGGCCGGACGGTCCGCGTCCTGCGTTTCCGCGGGCTCACCGCCCGGTTCGGGGTGCGCAGCGTCGTGGTGACGACGCTGCTGCTCGTCGCGGCCGCAGTGGTGGCGCTGCTCGCGCTCGGCACCGGCGATTTCCCGATCCCGCCGGATCGGGTGCTGCGAGCGCTGTTCGGCAACGGTGTGGGCGGCGACGAACTCGTGGTCCGGGAGTGGCGCGCCCCCCGGGTGCTCATGGCGCTGGTGCTCGGCGCCGCGCTCGGGCTGAGCGGGGCGATCCTGCAGTCGGTCACCCGGAACCCACTGGGCAGCCCGGATATCGTCGGATTCAATTCGGGCGCGTATACGGGTGCGCTGCTGGTGATCCTGGCCGGCGGCGGGTACTACGCCACTGCGGCCGGCGCGGTGGGGGGCGGACTGCTCACCGCGCTCGCGATCTTCCTGCTCGCGTTCCGGCAGAACGTCAAGGGTTTCCGGCTGATCATCGTCGGTATCGGGGTCGGCGCGATGCTGGCCGCGGTCAACACCTGGCTCATCCTGCGCGCCGACCTCGACGACGCCATGTCGGCCGCCGCCTGGGGTGTCGGCACCCTGGACGGACTCAGCTGGGCCGAGATCGTGCCGGCGCTGATCGTGCTGGCGATCCTGGCGCTCGCGGTGGTACCCGCCGCGTACCGATTGCAGGTCCTGGAACTGGGCGACGACGCGGCCCAGGCGCTCGGCATCCGGGTGAGCCGGGCGCGGTTGGTGCTCACGGTGCTGAGTGTCGCGTTCACCGCCGTCGGCACGGCGGTGGCGGGTCCGATCGCCTTCGTGGCTCTCGCGGCTCCGCAACTGGGCCGGCGGCTGGCCCGCACCCCGACCACCGCGCTGCTGCCGGCGGCCGCGATGGGGGCCCTGCTGCTGGTGGTCTGCGATTGGATCTCGCGGCGCGCGTTCGCGCCGACCACCGTGCCGGTCGGCGTCGTGACCGCTTCGATCGGCGGCGCGTATCTGGCCTATCTGCTGGTGGCCGAGGCTCGACGGAACTGA